The genome window ACTGGAGCGGGTGCGCACGGACAACGTGCGGATCGTGGCGCTGGCGAAGGAAGGCGTGGCGTCGCAGCAGCAGAAGGACCAGTCGGAAGCGGAGATGAAGGCGGCGCAGGCGCGGGTGAGCGCGGCGCAGGATGGGGTGCGCGCGGCCGACGCGGCGGTGAAGACGGCGGTGGCGCAGACGCACCAGTCGCAGGCGGCCCAGAGCACGGTGGCGGCGACGCGCGCGCAGGCGAGCGAGGCGGAGACGCGGCTGGGCTACACAAAGGTGGTTTCGCCGGTCACGGGCACGGTCTCGGTGCGGGTGGCGCGGCAGGGCGAGGTGGTGATGGCGGGCGCGCCCATCGTGACGATCGTGGATTACACGCAGACGTGGGTGCGCGCGGCGATCCCGGAGACCTATGCCGACCGCATCCAGATCGGCGACACGCTGACGGTGCGGCTGCCTTCCGGCGCCGAGATCCCGGGAAAAGTCATCCTGAAACAGGCGGAGGCGGACTTCGCGACGCAGCGCGACGTGAGCCGCTCGAAGCGCGACATCAAGGCGATCGGTCTGAAGCTGCTGATCGACAACCCCGCCGGCCGGTATACGCCGGGCATGACGGCGGAGGTGCTGGTGCCGAAGGCCAAGCTGGAAGCGAAGTGAACACCGTCCTCAAGAATGGCGCGGGCGCGTACGAGCAGTACGCGGAGCGGCCGAAGACGATCGAAGTGGAGCACATCACCAAGAAGTACGGTGAGTTCACCGCGGTCGACGACGTGTCGTTCGACGTGCGCGAGGGCGAGATCTTCGGGCTGCTGGGGCCGAACGGCGCGGGCAAGTCCACCCTGATCCGCATGATGACGACGCTGATCGAGATCACCAGCGGGACGGCGCGCATCGGCGGCCACGACGTGCAGAAGCAGCCGGACGAGGCGCGGCGGCTGATGGGCGTGATCCCGCAGGCGATGACCAGCGACCTGGACCTGACGGTGGGCGAGAACCTCGGGATCTACGCGAAGCTCTACGGCGTGCCGACGGCGGAGCGAGAGCGCTCGATCGCGGAGCTGCTGGAGCTGGTGGACCTGACGAAGTGGCGCGACGCGCAGACCAAGACGCTCTCCGGCGGCATGCGGAGGCGGCTGGAGATCGCGCGCGGGCTGGTGCACCAGCCGAAGATCTTCTTCCTCGACGAGCCCACGACCGGGCTCGATCCCGTCTCGCGCGTGAACGTGTGGGAGATGCTGATGGACATCAAGCAGAAGCGCGGGCTGACGGTGCTGATCACGACGCACTACATGGACGAGGCGGACCGGCTGTGCGACCGCATCGCGATCGTGGACCACGGGCACCTGGTGGCGCTGGACACGCCGCCCAAGCTCAAGGCGAGCGTGCCGGGGTCGAACGTGATCGAGGTGCAGTTCGCCGAGGTGCCGGCGGGGTTCGAGGAGCGGCTGAAGAAGCTGAGCGACGTGCGGTCGCTGCAACCGGAAGGTAACAACATGTACCGCATCCTCTCGGACGAAGGCTCGCTGACGACGACGGAACTGGTGTCCATGGCGGTAGCGGAGCAGGTGAAGATCAAGTCGCTCTCGGTGCAGAACACGACGCTCGACGACGTCTTCGTGCACTACACCGGCCGCGGCCTGCGCGACGAGACGGTGAAGGCGCACGCTTACACCGGCATGCTGTTCGGCGGGGAGATGAGGTAGCGCGATGCGGATGATGGCCATCGTGGAGCGCGAGCTGCGGCGGTTCTTCCGCTCGCCGGCGCTGATGATGGCGTCGATGGTGTTCCCGCTGGTGCAGCTCATCGTGCTGGGGAACGCGTTCGGGGGGAAGATCCAGGACGCCCACGTGGCCATCGTGGACCAGGACGGCGGGCCGCAGGCGCTGAAGATCCGGCAGGCGTTCGATGCCATCCGCTCCACTGCCAAGACGGTGACGCCGGAGCTCTACACCAGCGATAAGCAGGCGATGGAGGACGTGCGGAACGGCAAGCTGGACGGCGCGGTGGTGATCCCGCCGCAGTACTCGCAGCGGGTGTACGAGAAGAACCGGCCGCGCATCGCGCTCATCGTGGACAACACCGACAACTTCATGACGTCGACGCTCACCGAGAAGCTCGCGCAGCTGACGCAGGCGATCAATGAGCCGGACGTCGAGCCGCGGCTGCTGCAGAAGACCGCGCTCGAGATCGTGGAGCTGTATCCCTACATCGAGTACATGAAGTACCTGTTGCCGGGGTCGATCGCGCTGGCGATGTTCGTGAGCGTGATGATCGGCGGCGGCATGCTGTACATCGACGACAAGGCGCGCGGCATCCACGAAGGATTTCTCGTCACGCCCATCACCAAGCTGGAGCTGGTGTTCGGGCTGACGGTGGCGGGCACGCTGAAGGCGGTGGGCGCGGGCGTCGTGCTCACCATCATCGGGTCGCTGATCTCGGGGGTGGGAGCGACGTTCCACCCGGTGACGCTCCTGCTGCTGATGCTGATGATCGTGCTCACCTCGCTGGCGTTCGTGAGCATGATGTTCCTCATCATGGTGAGGGTGGACGACCCGCTGGTGCCGCGCGCCATCTTCGGCATCTTGAACACGCTGCTGTTCTTTCCCTCGGGCGCCATCTATCCGATCAAGGCATTTCCCGGCTGGCTGAAGGTGATCGCGTGGCTCGACCCGTTCACGTACGCGGTGCACGCCTTCAAGGCGCTGCTGCTGAAAGAGGCCGGGCTGGCTGCAATCTGGGGCGACATATTGTATCTTTCGGTGTTCACGGCCATCACGCTGACCGGCGTGGTGCTGCTGTTCAAGCGGACGCTCTGACCATGTCGCTACTGAACGCTCCGGAATACGACGAGAAGCGCGCCAAGCGCCGCATCCTGCTGGTGTGGGCAGGGATCACGATCGTGATCGTCCTGCTGGCGGCGGCGTGGTTCCTGCGTAACTGGACGTACGAGCGCACGGTGGATCAGTTCTTCGTCCAACTGGAGCAGAAGGATTACGAGCGCGCGTTCGCCATCTTCACCGCCGATCCGGAGTGGAAGTCGCACCCGCAGAAGTACGCGCAGTATCCCTACGGCCAGTTCTATCTGGACTGGGGCCCGAGTGGGGACTGGGGCGTGATCCGGAGCCACCACGTGGACTGCGCGGCGCGGACGGGCACGGGTGTGATCGTGCGCGTCACGGTGAATGGGCGGCCGGAGCCGGCGTACATCTGGGTGGAGAAGAAGGACCGCACGCTGGGAGTGGCCCCAAGCCATCTGCAGCTGCAGTGCGGAAGCTTGTTCGCGCGCTAGCGCTGCGCCAGCGAAGCGCCTTCGAAGTGATTCACGACCTTCTGCAATGACGTCTCATTCTCCGCGTTCAGGCAGGTCCTGGAGCGGTCGATCTGTCGCATCAATCCGCACAGCACGGAGCCCGGCCCGACTTCCACGAATGTGTCGACGCCCTTCGCGGTGAGAGCGTTCATGCTGTCGGTCCAGCGGACAGCGCCGGTGACCTGGCGGGTGAGCGCGTCACGCGCCTTCTCGGGCGAGGTCGTGAGCTCGGCATCGACGTTGGTGACGAGCGGGTGATTCATCGGATGGAAGGTGGCCGCTTTCAGGTCGGCGGCGAGGCGGTCCTGCGCGGGCTGCATCAGCGCGCAGTGGAACGGGGCGCTCACGGGAAGCATGACGGCACGCTTGGCGCCGCGCTGCTTGGCCAGCTCGGCCGCGCGCTCGACCGCACCCTTGGCGCCGGAGATGACGATCTGGCCCGGCGAGTTGATGTTGGCGGGCGAGACGACTTCGCCCTGCGCGGCTTCGGCGCAGACCTTCTCGACCTCCGCGAGCGACAGCGCGAGGATGGCAGCCATCGCGCCCTGCCCGACGGGCACGGCGTCCTGCATGTACCGGCCGCGGTTGCGGACGATGCGCACCGCGTCGGAGAAGGTCAGCGTGCCGGCCGCGACGTGCGCGGAGTATTCGCCGAGCGAGTGTCCGGCGACGTACAGCGGCTCGATACCCTTCTCGCGCAGCACACGATAAGCGGCGACCGAAACGGTGAGGATGGCAGGCTGCGTGACCTCGGTGAGCTTGAGCTTGTCTTCCGGACCTTCGAAGCAGAGCTGGGAAAGCTTGTAACCGAGCGCGGCGTCGGCCTCGTCGAAGGTCTCCTGCGCGACCGGGTACATGGCGGCGAGCTCACGGCCCATCCCGACGGATTGGGAGCCCTGGCCCGGGAAGAGGAATGCGGTGGTGTGCTGGTGGCTCATGTCTGCACCGGCTCGGTGTGGCGGGCATGGAGCGCGGCGAGCTCCTTCTCGATGGCCTGGTTGGTGCCGCCAGTGGCGAATTCGGCCGCGACGCGGAGGGCGTTCTTGATGGCGTTGGAGTTCGAGGAGCCGTGGGTGATGATGCACACGCCTTTTACGCCGAGCAGCGGAGCGCCGCCGTACTCCGAGTAGTCCAGCCGCTTCTTGAAGTCGGCGAAGGCGCGGCGGGAGAGCAGCGCGCCGACCTGGGAGCTGAGCGTGGCGTTGAGCGACTGCTTGAGCAGGTGGCGGACCGTCTCGACCATGCCTTCGGAGATCTTCAGCGCGACGTTGCCGACGAAGCCATCGCAGACGATAACGTCGACCTTGCCGTTGTAGAGGTCGCGGCCTTCCACGTTGCCGACGAAATTGAGCGGCAGCGCCTTGAGCAGCGGATACGCCTCGCGCGTGAGCTCGTTGCCCTTGGATTCTTCCTCACCGATGGAGAGCAGGCCGACCGAGGGGCGCGGGGTGGCGAAGATCGTGCGGTAATAGATCTCGCCCATGATGGCGAACTGCTCGAGGTTGTGCGCTTTGGAGTCGACGTTCGCGCCGACGTCGATGAGGATGCAGGCCTTGCCGTGGACGGCGGTCGGGAAGACGGCGGCGAGGCCGGGACGGTCGACCTTGGGAAGGGCGCCGAGGACCATCTTGGCGGTCGCCATGGCGGCGCCGGTGTTGCCGGCGGTGACGAAGCCGGCGGCCGTGCCCTCGCGCACCAGGCGCAAGCCGACGCGCATGGTGGAGTCGCGCTTGGAGCGGACCGCGGTCGCCGCCTTCTCGTGCATGCCGATGACTTCGGTGGCGTGCGCGATGGTGATGGGAAGGTCGGCGGCGGACGGGTGGTGCGCCAGTTCGGCGCGCAGCACGTCTTCGCGGCCCACCAGGATGACGTGCAGGCCAAAGTGCCGGGCGGCCAGAATAGCGCCCTCGACTTCCGGCTTAGGCGCCCGGTCCGAGCCCATGGCATCGAGACTGATGACGGTCGGCAACGCGTTCCGCGAAGCTTACTTGGTCTCGACTTC of Terriglobales bacterium contains these proteins:
- the fabD gene encoding ACP S-malonyltransferase, whose product is MSHQHTTAFLFPGQGSQSVGMGRELAAMYPVAQETFDEADAALGYKLSQLCFEGPEDKLKLTEVTQPAILTVSVAAYRVLREKGIEPLYVAGHSLGEYSAHVAAGTLTFSDAVRIVRNRGRYMQDAVPVGQGAMAAILALSLAEVEKVCAEAAQGEVVSPANINSPGQIVISGAKGAVERAAELAKQRGAKRAVMLPVSAPFHCALMQPAQDRLAADLKAATFHPMNHPLVTNVDAELTTSPEKARDALTRQVTGAVRWTDSMNALTAKGVDTFVEVGPGSVLCGLMRQIDRSRTCLNAENETSLQKVVNHFEGASLAQR
- a CDS encoding ATP-binding cassette domain-containing protein, which codes for MNTVLKNGAGAYEQYAERPKTIEVEHITKKYGEFTAVDDVSFDVREGEIFGLLGPNGAGKSTLIRMMTTLIEITSGTARIGGHDVQKQPDEARRLMGVIPQAMTSDLDLTVGENLGIYAKLYGVPTAERERSIAELLELVDLTKWRDAQTKTLSGGMRRRLEIARGLVHQPKIFFLDEPTTGLDPVSRVNVWEMLMDIKQKRGLTVLITTHYMDEADRLCDRIAIVDHGHLVALDTPPKLKASVPGSNVIEVQFAEVPAGFEERLKKLSDVRSLQPEGNNMYRILSDEGSLTTTELVSMAVAEQVKIKSLSVQNTTLDDVFVHYTGRGLRDETVKAHAYTGMLFGGEMR
- a CDS encoding efflux RND transporter periplasmic adaptor subunit; protein product: MSARNKLGMVLGVVLVLAALYYWFFVPHSSDLVLIGTVDANQVVVSAKIPGRIERLAVDEGSAVKAGDLVAELDTAELSAQVQAATARVAETRATEQLTRGTTSSDVVNAQARAQAARSDLAEAEAQLERVRTDNVRIVALAKEGVASQQQKDQSEAEMKAAQARVSAAQDGVRAADAAVKTAVAQTHQSQAAQSTVAATRAQASEAETRLGYTKVVSPVTGTVSVRVARQGEVVMAGAPIVTIVDYTQTWVRAAIPETYADRIQIGDTLTVRLPSGAEIPGKVILKQAEADFATQRDVSRSKRDIKAIGLKLLIDNPAGRYTPGMTAEVLVPKAKLEAK
- a CDS encoding ABC transporter permease, whose product is MRMMAIVERELRRFFRSPALMMASMVFPLVQLIVLGNAFGGKIQDAHVAIVDQDGGPQALKIRQAFDAIRSTAKTVTPELYTSDKQAMEDVRNGKLDGAVVIPPQYSQRVYEKNRPRIALIVDNTDNFMTSTLTEKLAQLTQAINEPDVEPRLLQKTALEIVELYPYIEYMKYLLPGSIALAMFVSVMIGGGMLYIDDKARGIHEGFLVTPITKLELVFGLTVAGTLKAVGAGVVLTIIGSLISGVGATFHPVTLLLLMLMIVLTSLAFVSMMFLIMVRVDDPLVPRAIFGILNTLLFFPSGAIYPIKAFPGWLKVIAWLDPFTYAVHAFKALLLKEAGLAAIWGDILYLSVFTAITLTGVVLLFKRTL
- the plsX gene encoding phosphate acyltransferase PlsX, translating into MPTVISLDAMGSDRAPKPEVEGAILAARHFGLHVILVGREDVLRAELAHHPSAADLPITIAHATEVIGMHEKAATAVRSKRDSTMRVGLRLVREGTAAGFVTAGNTGAAMATAKMVLGALPKVDRPGLAAVFPTAVHGKACILIDVGANVDSKAHNLEQFAIMGEIYYRTIFATPRPSVGLLSIGEEESKGNELTREAYPLLKALPLNFVGNVEGRDLYNGKVDVIVCDGFVGNVALKISEGMVETVRHLLKQSLNATLSSQVGALLSRRAFADFKKRLDYSEYGGAPLLGVKGVCIITHGSSNSNAIKNALRVAAEFATGGTNQAIEKELAALHARHTEPVQT